The following proteins come from a genomic window of Achromobacter deleyi:
- a CDS encoding ABC transporter ATP-binding protein, with translation MTELLRIQNLTVDLPAGADRRHAIHDLSLSIQAGEIVCVVGESGSGKSLTAGAILGLLPQGVRASGGQVLWEGQDLLQLSPAAMRRLRGQRIGMIFQEPMTALNPLRTIGDQIGEVFRTHTRLPGTEIRRRTLGLLDSVRLPDPAHAFSAYPHELSGGQRQRAMIAMALALEPALLIADEPTTALDVTTQAQILHLIHDLQRRKGTAVLFITHDFGVVAEIADRVAVMQRGELVESGRADEVLGHPRHPYTRALIAAVPPLSPAAARAPATPDKPAILTTAGLSKTYRKRGWFGQPGRVTHALDGVSLTLREGGTLGIVGESGSGKSTLARTLLGLLPPDAGAVTLAGESLAFKGAAARRAHARRVQMVFQDPYGSLNPRQRVGEIVARGPIVHGMPRREAWAQARELFELVGLSPDAVNRYPHEFSGGQRQRVGLARALAMRPRVLIADEPVSALDVSVQAQVLALLARLREQLGLSILFITHDLRVAAQVCDHVAVMKDGKVVEEGPCAEVFGQPSHAYTRALLAAVPGRGWNPVEAAAQRAA, from the coding sequence ATGACCGAACTCCTGCGCATCCAGAACCTTACCGTCGACCTGCCGGCAGGCGCCGACCGGCGCCACGCGATCCACGACCTGTCGTTGTCCATCCAGGCGGGCGAGATCGTCTGCGTGGTGGGCGAAAGCGGCTCGGGCAAGTCCCTGACCGCCGGCGCCATCCTCGGCCTGTTGCCGCAGGGCGTGCGCGCCAGCGGCGGGCAGGTGCTGTGGGAAGGGCAGGACCTGCTGCAACTGTCGCCCGCGGCAATGCGCCGCCTGCGCGGCCAGCGCATCGGCATGATCTTCCAGGAACCGATGACGGCGCTCAATCCGCTGCGCACCATCGGCGACCAGATCGGCGAGGTGTTCCGCACTCACACGCGCTTGCCCGGCACCGAGATCCGGCGGCGCACGCTGGGGTTGCTGGATTCCGTGCGCCTGCCCGATCCGGCCCATGCGTTCAGCGCTTATCCGCACGAACTGTCCGGCGGACAGCGCCAGCGCGCCATGATCGCCATGGCGCTGGCGCTGGAGCCGGCCCTGCTGATCGCCGACGAGCCGACCACGGCGCTCGACGTCACCACCCAGGCGCAGATCCTGCACCTGATCCACGACCTGCAACGCCGCAAGGGCACCGCGGTGCTGTTCATCACCCATGACTTCGGCGTGGTGGCCGAGATCGCCGACCGCGTCGCCGTCATGCAGCGCGGCGAACTGGTGGAAAGCGGCCGCGCCGACGAAGTGCTGGGGCATCCACGCCATCCCTATACCCGCGCCCTGATCGCGGCCGTGCCGCCCTTGTCGCCGGCGGCCGCGCGCGCGCCGGCCACGCCGGACAAGCCGGCCATCCTCACCACGGCCGGCTTGTCCAAGACCTACCGCAAGCGCGGCTGGTTCGGCCAGCCGGGGCGGGTGACCCACGCGCTGGACGGCGTGTCGCTGACGCTGCGCGAAGGCGGCACCCTCGGCATCGTCGGCGAAAGCGGTTCTGGCAAGTCCACCCTGGCGCGCACCCTGCTGGGGCTGCTGCCGCCGGATGCCGGCGCCGTCACGCTGGCCGGCGAATCGCTGGCGTTCAAGGGCGCGGCCGCGCGCCGCGCGCACGCGCGGCGGGTGCAGATGGTGTTCCAGGATCCCTATGGCTCGCTCAACCCGCGCCAGCGCGTCGGCGAGATCGTCGCACGCGGCCCCATCGTGCATGGCATGCCGCGGCGCGAGGCCTGGGCCCAGGCGCGGGAATTGTTCGAACTGGTCGGCCTGTCGCCGGACGCGGTCAACCGCTATCCGCACGAGTTCTCGGGCGGGCAGCGCCAGCGCGTGGGGTTGGCGCGGGCCTTGGCGATGCGGCCGCGCGTGCTGATCGCCGACGAACCGGTGTCGGCGCTGGACGTCTCGGTGCAGGCGCAGGTGCTGGCGTTGCTGGCGCGCCTGCGCGAGCAGCTGGGGTTGTCGATCCTGTTCATCACCCACGACCTGCGGGTCGCGGCGCAGGTCTGCGACCACGTCGCCGTCATGAAGGATGGCAAGGTGGTGGAGGAAGGTCCGTGCGCCGAGGTGTTCGGCCAGCCGTCGCATGCCTACACCCGGGCGCTGCTTGCGGCGGTGCCGGGGCGGGGCTGGAATCCCGTCGAGGCCGCCGCGCAACGGGCGGCATAG
- a CDS encoding PepSY-associated TM helix domain-containing protein, whose translation MKAGLRQGMAWLHTWCGLACGWLLCAIMFTGTLSVFREPITRWMEAATLPAMAAGSQADPLAHATRILASRAGGAAAWDIDLPARPGQPLRLAWHGSDGQEHEAWIDPVSGDERAPPRLRQTEGGRHFMSFHYTLHGGLPGYWLVGAISLCMLVALVSGVVVHKRIFKDFFTFRRGKGQRSWLDAHNATGVLTLPFLFMICYTGLAFFYTSYMPWPLQAVYGADDGAYRRYQAELKPAPPAPASAGTGQDAGLALRALVSRARMLTGQEADRIAIERPGAAGGIVRVSGRRETGAAPRLLTHASLVVFDARSGAVLQAVPAFEAGTAAHQVHEAIETLHKADFGGWSMKWLYFVSGLAGTAMVATGTLLFAIKRSKKSEHEFGAATARVYLWVEALNVAALAGIALASIVYLYANRLIPAALAGRESWEIRAFFLAWAASLAHARWRGPRRAWIGQLALAALLCLGLPLLNRATTGQHLWAYAERGLMQQAALELTVLGLGLALGYAAWAVRRGWGHAAPAPANARRPAAGPNPPTAAHRWQVGSRVLAASVGGYGVSALALSWLALALPTAGVSPAVAVLAATLASFVLYPLIVLGVFSARSAGRAWGALALVGALCTALLLGWRA comes from the coding sequence ATGAAGGCCGGCTTGCGCCAGGGCATGGCCTGGCTGCACACCTGGTGCGGCCTGGCCTGTGGTTGGCTGCTGTGCGCCATCATGTTCACGGGGACGCTCAGCGTCTTCCGTGAGCCGATCACGCGGTGGATGGAGGCGGCTACCTTGCCCGCGATGGCCGCCGGCAGCCAGGCCGACCCGTTGGCGCATGCGACGCGCATCCTGGCGTCGCGCGCGGGCGGCGCGGCCGCCTGGGACATCGACTTGCCGGCGCGGCCAGGCCAGCCGTTGCGGCTGGCCTGGCATGGCAGCGACGGCCAGGAACATGAAGCCTGGATCGATCCGGTCAGCGGCGACGAACGGGCGCCGCCGCGGCTGCGGCAAACGGAAGGGGGGCGCCATTTCATGTCGTTCCACTACACCTTGCACGGCGGCCTGCCGGGCTACTGGCTGGTGGGGGCGATATCGCTGTGCATGCTGGTGGCGCTGGTGTCCGGGGTGGTGGTGCACAAGCGCATCTTCAAGGACTTCTTCACGTTCCGGCGCGGCAAGGGCCAGCGCAGCTGGCTCGATGCGCACAACGCCACCGGCGTCCTGACCCTGCCGTTTCTATTCATGATCTGCTACACCGGGCTGGCGTTTTTCTACACCAGTTACATGCCTTGGCCGCTGCAGGCCGTGTATGGCGCGGATGACGGCGCCTATCGCCGCTACCAGGCCGAGCTGAAGCCGGCGCCGCCGGCACCGGCCAGCGCGGGAACCGGCCAGGACGCCGGATTGGCGCTGCGCGCGTTGGTGTCGCGGGCCCGGATGCTGACCGGACAGGAGGCGGATCGGATCGCCATCGAGCGCCCCGGCGCGGCCGGCGGCATCGTCCGCGTGTCGGGACGCAGGGAAACGGGCGCGGCGCCGCGCCTGCTCACCCATGCCAGCCTGGTCGTGTTCGACGCGCGCAGCGGCGCGGTGCTCCAGGCCGTGCCCGCGTTCGAGGCGGGCACGGCCGCCCATCAGGTCCACGAGGCCATCGAAACCCTGCACAAGGCCGACTTCGGCGGCTGGAGCATGAAGTGGCTGTATTTCGTCAGCGGCCTGGCAGGCACCGCGATGGTCGCCACCGGCACGCTGCTGTTCGCGATCAAGCGGAGCAAGAAGAGCGAGCACGAGTTCGGCGCGGCGACGGCGCGGGTCTACCTGTGGGTGGAGGCGCTGAACGTGGCGGCGCTGGCTGGCATTGCCTTGGCGAGCATCGTGTATCTCTACGCCAACCGGCTGATTCCCGCGGCGCTGGCGGGGCGTGAGAGCTGGGAGATCCGGGCGTTCTTCCTCGCGTGGGCCGCGTCGTTGGCGCACGCCAGGTGGCGCGGGCCCCGACGCGCCTGGATCGGCCAACTGGCCTTGGCGGCGTTGCTGTGCCTGGGCTTGCCGTTGCTGAACCGGGCAACCACGGGCCAGCATCTGTGGGCCTACGCCGAACGCGGCCTGATGCAGCAGGCGGCGCTGGAACTCACTGTGCTCGGGCTGGGCCTGGCCCTGGGCTACGCCGCCTGGGCGGTGCGGCGCGGCTGGGGGCATGCCGCCCCGGCGCCGGCGAACGCGCGACGGCCCGCCGCCGGCCCGAACCCGCCCACGGCGGCCCACCGGTGGCAGGTCGGGAGCCGCGTGCTGGCGGCTTCGGTGGGCGGCTATGGCGTGTCGGCGCTGGCGCTGTCGTGGCTGGCGCTGGCGTTGCCGACGGCGGGTGTGTCGCCGGCCGTGGCGGTGCTGGCGGCGACGCTGGCAAGCTTTGTCCTGTATCCGTTGATCGTGCTGGGGGTGTTCAGCGCCCGCAGCGCGGGACGGGCGTGGGGCGCCCTGGCGCTGGTCGGCGCGCTATGCACGGCGCTGTTGCTGGGGTGGCGCGCCTAG
- a CDS encoding ligase-associated DNA damage response exonuclease: MADIVQLHPEGLYCAAGGFYIDPWRPVDVAVLTHGHGDHARVGMGCYHTSAEGLPILLWRLGRQDYRVHAYGEPFTLGRARVSLHPAGHVLGSAQVRIEVDGQVWVVSGDYKRQPDPTCTPFEVVPCDTFITEATFGLPIYRWPDTAEVARDIVQWRDHCAARGDAAILYCYALGKAQRVLAELMPFVDRPVYLHGAIAAGVDVYREAGIALPDTRLVIEADGVPAAAGTGFAGELVLAPPSAAGSAWLRRFRKAQHGFASGWMRLRGNRRRRNMDRGFVVSDHADWPDLLRTIRQTGARRVIATHGDTDALVRTLNEAGVAAETLATQYGEDD; encoded by the coding sequence ATGGCCGACATCGTCCAATTGCATCCTGAGGGCCTGTACTGCGCCGCGGGCGGGTTCTACATAGACCCCTGGCGTCCGGTGGACGTCGCCGTCCTCACGCATGGCCACGGCGATCACGCCCGGGTTGGCATGGGGTGCTATCACACCAGCGCCGAAGGGCTGCCCATCCTGCTGTGGCGGCTGGGGCGGCAGGACTATCGCGTGCACGCGTACGGCGAGCCGTTCACGCTGGGCCGGGCGCGGGTCTCGCTGCATCCGGCGGGTCACGTGCTGGGGTCCGCGCAAGTGCGCATCGAAGTCGATGGCCAGGTCTGGGTCGTCTCGGGCGACTACAAGCGCCAGCCCGATCCCACCTGCACGCCTTTCGAGGTGGTGCCATGCGACACCTTCATCACGGAAGCCACCTTCGGCCTGCCGATCTACCGCTGGCCGGACACCGCCGAGGTGGCGCGCGACATCGTTCAATGGCGCGACCATTGCGCCGCCCGTGGCGACGCGGCCATTCTCTACTGCTATGCGCTGGGCAAGGCGCAGCGGGTGCTGGCCGAACTGATGCCTTTCGTCGACCGCCCGGTCTACCTGCATGGCGCGATTGCCGCGGGAGTGGACGTCTACCGCGAGGCCGGCATCGCGCTGCCCGACACGCGCCTGGTCATCGAGGCGGACGGCGTGCCCGCGGCCGCGGGCACGGGATTTGCTGGCGAGCTGGTGCTGGCGCCGCCCTCGGCCGCCGGCAGCGCGTGGCTGCGGCGCTTTCGCAAGGCGCAGCATGGCTTCGCGTCCGGCTGGATGCGGCTGCGCGGCAATCGGCGCCGGCGCAACATGGACCGCGGCTTTGTCGTATCGGACCACGCGGACTGGCCCGACCTGCTGCGCACCATCCGCCAGACCGGCGCGCGGCGCGTCATCGCCACGCATGGCGACACCGACGCGCTGGTGCGCACCTTGAATGAAGCGGGCGTTGCCGCCGAGACGCTGGCCACTCAGTACGGCGAAGACGACTAG
- a CDS encoding ATP-dependent DNA ligase — protein MKRFAALYQELDRSTATLDKRAALVAYFRDAPPRDAVWALYLLAGGKITSARRKIAAVGELRAWAAVASDTAPWLVDACYDQVGDLAETLALLVPDPAQAAPERGLADWIEEILVPIANRDEAERREVIVAAWRGLPYIERLVFNKLLTGALRVGVSQRMVQQALAEMSGVPIARIAQRMLGAWSPSPAFLRDLLSADELPGDRQQPYPFFLASPLEGEPALLGPIGDWLLEWKWDGIRAQLIRRRGEVALWSRGEERLDGRFPEVEAAAAALGVDCVIDGELLAWHDDTASPMPFSALQTRIQRLKPGPRWLAEAPVRMLAYDLLELDGADLRDLPQTERRARLEALLRMHPDPRLRLSPLVAPASWDEARALRAQSRERGVEGFMLKRAGAAYQAGRRRGDWWKWKIDPLTIDAVLLYAQSGHGRRSTLYTDYTFGLWEGDALVPIAKAYSGLDDKEILALDRWLRAHTRERFGPVRSVDPVQVFELGFEGVNLSKRHKSGVAVRFPRILRWRHDKRADQADQLATLKALAR, from the coding sequence ATGAAGCGATTCGCGGCGTTGTATCAGGAACTGGACCGCAGCACCGCCACCTTGGACAAGCGCGCGGCGCTGGTGGCGTACTTCCGCGATGCGCCGCCGCGCGATGCGGTGTGGGCGCTGTACCTGCTGGCCGGCGGCAAGATCACCAGCGCGCGCCGCAAGATCGCGGCGGTCGGCGAACTGCGAGCCTGGGCCGCGGTCGCGTCCGACACCGCGCCCTGGCTGGTGGATGCCTGCTACGACCAGGTGGGCGACCTGGCCGAAACGCTGGCGCTGCTGGTCCCCGATCCCGCCCAGGCCGCGCCCGAGCGCGGCCTGGCGGATTGGATCGAGGAAATCCTGGTGCCCATCGCCAATCGCGACGAGGCCGAGCGCCGCGAGGTCATCGTGGCGGCGTGGCGGGGGCTGCCGTATATCGAACGCCTGGTCTTCAACAAGCTGCTGACCGGCGCCCTGCGCGTCGGGGTGTCACAACGGATGGTGCAGCAGGCGCTGGCGGAGATGTCGGGCGTGCCCATCGCCCGTATCGCGCAGCGCATGCTGGGGGCGTGGTCTCCCAGCCCGGCATTCCTGCGCGACCTGCTCAGCGCCGACGAACTGCCCGGAGACCGGCAGCAGCCTTACCCCTTCTTTCTGGCCTCGCCGCTGGAGGGCGAGCCGGCCCTGCTGGGCCCGATAGGCGACTGGCTGCTCGAATGGAAATGGGACGGCATCCGCGCGCAACTGATACGGCGGCGCGGCGAGGTGGCGCTGTGGTCGCGTGGCGAAGAGCGCCTGGACGGCCGCTTTCCGGAAGTGGAGGCCGCCGCGGCCGCGCTGGGGGTGGATTGCGTCATCGACGGGGAACTGCTGGCCTGGCACGACGACACCGCCAGCCCCATGCCGTTTTCCGCCTTGCAGACCCGCATCCAGCGTCTCAAGCCCGGGCCCCGATGGCTGGCCGAGGCGCCGGTGCGGATGTTGGCCTACGACCTGCTGGAGCTGGACGGCGCCGACCTGCGCGACCTGCCGCAGACTGAACGTCGCGCGCGGCTGGAGGCCCTGTTGCGCATGCACCCGGACCCGCGCCTGCGGCTGTCGCCGTTAGTGGCGCCGGCAAGCTGGGACGAGGCGCGCGCGCTGCGGGCGCAATCGCGGGAACGCGGCGTGGAAGGCTTCATGCTCAAGCGCGCCGGCGCGGCGTACCAGGCCGGCCGGCGTCGTGGCGACTGGTGGAAGTGGAAGATCGATCCGCTCACCATCGACGCGGTGCTGCTGTATGCGCAGTCCGGCCACGGCCGCCGCAGCACGCTCTACACCGACTACACCTTCGGTCTGTGGGAAGGCGATGCGCTGGTGCCCATCGCCAAGGCCTATTCGGGCCTGGACGACAAGGAGATCCTGGCGCTGGATCGCTGGCTGCGCGCCCACACGCGCGAGCGCTTCGGCCCGGTGCGCTCGGTCGACCCGGTGCAGGTGTTCGAGCTGGGGTTCGAGGGCGTCAACCTGTCCAAGCGGCACAAGTCCGGCGTGGCGGTGCGCTTTCCCCGGATCCTGCGCTGGCGGCACGACAAGCGCGCCGACCAGGCCGACCAGCTGGCCACCCTGAAGGCGCTGGCGCGATGA
- the pdeM gene encoding ligase-associated DNA damage response endonuclease PdeM — MSGSPEAALAVALAGEPMTLLGERALFWPARARLIIADLHLGKSHVFRRAGIAVPSGATRGDLDRLAALVARTAARELWIVGDVLHGPSTQAAWRDAWSGWRRQHAALDVAVLAGNHDRALDGATFDVRQLGEACVDGPFQFSHIPRAGADGRHVIAGHVHPKTAVPGVPRSWPAFWLREGITVLPAFSDFTGGHVVGGADGGRIVACVEGVPIAVWGRLR, encoded by the coding sequence ATGAGCGGATCGCCTGAAGCGGCGCTGGCGGTGGCGCTCGCGGGCGAACCCATGACGCTGTTGGGAGAGCGGGCGCTGTTCTGGCCCGCCCGGGCGCGATTGATCATCGCCGACCTGCACCTGGGAAAGAGCCATGTCTTTCGGCGGGCGGGGATCGCGGTTCCCAGCGGCGCCACGCGCGGCGACCTGGATCGCCTGGCGGCCCTGGTCGCGCGCACGGCGGCCCGGGAATTGTGGATCGTGGGGGACGTGCTGCACGGACCCTCCACGCAGGCGGCCTGGCGAGACGCCTGGTCGGGCTGGCGGCGGCAACATGCCGCGCTCGACGTCGCCGTGCTGGCGGGCAATCATGATCGCGCCTTGGATGGCGCCACCTTCGACGTGCGGCAGCTTGGCGAGGCCTGCGTCGACGGCCCGTTCCAGTTCAGCCATATCCCGCGTGCCGGCGCGGACGGCCGGCATGTCATTGCGGGGCACGTGCATCCGAAAACCGCCGTGCCCGGGGTGCCGCGCAGTTGGCCGGCGTTCTGGCTGCGCGAAGGCATCACGGTCCTGCCGGCCTTCTCGGACTTCACCGGCGGCCACGTTGTGGGCGGCGCCGACGGCGGGCGGATCGTTGCCTGCGTGGAAGGCGTCCCGATCGCCGTGTGGGGACGCCTGCGTTGA
- a CDS encoding ligase-associated DNA damage response DEXH box helicase, translated as MSAARRDREAPLAAWFAARGWKPAPFQRETWRRYLDGESGLLHTPTGSGKTMAAFGGPLLEALADEAPAPPAAGEGPRVLWVTPLRALAADTTRALTQTAADLGLAWTVALRTGDASARDKRLARQGKAQVLVITPESLALLLSYADASLRFRALRCIVVDEWHDLLGNKRGVLLQLCLARLRRQSPGVRTWGLSATLGNLDEARAVLLPHAPGSALVAGARPRKIQISTLLPERSRALPWAGHLGLSQLERVFKRLFDVRATLLFTNTRAQAELWHRALESIWPEAPGTLALHHGSLDPKLRAAVEQGLRDGAVRCVVATSSLDLGVDFPAVDQVLQIGSPKGVARLLQRAGRARHRPGESGNVVCVPAQALELIEYAAARQAIARGEIESRPPPVGSLDVLAQHAVTLALGGGFDADALYQEVRGTHAYAALDRATWQAVLDFIVQGGRALAKYPDYQRVVRDDDGRYRVHDRRVAFRHRLSIGTITADGAVAVKYLRGGSLGSVEEGFLARLRRGDRFQFAGRTLELVRLEGMVAYVRRAKGGDGPVATWQGGRMPLSTQLASEVERLYSHPGQHPEMRAVAPLLRIQAQASALPDRGRLVAERIGTRRGTHLFLFPFAGRAVHEGIAAMIALRWGRLQANTISYTVNDYGLMLTLAEPAALDDALLRRLLSPANMADDLRDGVNLGEMARRQFREIARVAGLLTPSLPGQAARSLRQVQASSGLLYDVLRRYDPDHLLLAQAEREVFELQLEAPRLLAALHDCQRRELLLREPRALTPLSFPLWTESLRGQLSTETWQARVRRAAAQLEKRYERIA; from the coding sequence ATGAGCGCCGCGCGCCGGGACCGGGAGGCGCCGCTGGCGGCGTGGTTCGCCGCGCGCGGCTGGAAACCCGCGCCGTTCCAGCGCGAAACGTGGCGGCGCTATCTGGACGGAGAGTCGGGCCTGCTGCACACGCCCACCGGCAGCGGCAAGACCATGGCGGCATTCGGCGGTCCGCTGCTGGAGGCGCTGGCCGATGAGGCGCCAGCGCCTCCGGCGGCGGGCGAAGGTCCGCGGGTGCTGTGGGTCACGCCGCTGCGCGCGCTGGCCGCCGACACCACCCGCGCCCTGACGCAGACGGCCGCCGACCTGGGCCTGGCCTGGACGGTGGCGCTGCGCACCGGCGATGCCAGCGCGCGCGACAAGCGCCTGGCGCGGCAGGGCAAGGCGCAGGTGCTGGTCATCACGCCGGAGTCCCTGGCGCTGCTGCTGTCCTACGCTGACGCGTCGCTGCGCTTTCGCGCGCTGCGCTGCATCGTGGTGGACGAATGGCATGACTTGCTGGGCAACAAGCGCGGCGTGCTGCTGCAGCTTTGCCTGGCGCGCCTGCGGCGCCAGTCGCCCGGCGTGCGGACCTGGGGCCTGTCGGCCACGCTGGGCAACCTGGACGAAGCCCGGGCCGTGCTGCTGCCCCATGCGCCCGGCAGCGCGCTGGTGGCGGGCGCGCGGCCGCGCAAGATCCAGATATCGACCTTGTTGCCCGAACGCAGCCGCGCTCTGCCGTGGGCGGGGCACCTGGGGCTGTCGCAGCTGGAACGGGTCTTCAAGCGCCTGTTCGACGTGCGCGCGACACTGCTGTTCACCAACACCCGCGCGCAGGCCGAGCTCTGGCATCGCGCGCTCGAATCGATCTGGCCGGAGGCGCCGGGCACCCTGGCGCTGCATCACGGTTCGCTCGATCCCAAGCTGCGCGCGGCGGTGGAGCAGGGCCTGCGCGACGGCGCGGTGCGCTGCGTGGTGGCCACCTCCAGCCTGGACCTGGGCGTGGATTTTCCGGCGGTGGACCAGGTGTTGCAGATCGGCAGCCCCAAGGGCGTGGCGCGCCTGTTGCAACGCGCAGGCCGCGCCCGGCACCGGCCGGGCGAGTCCGGCAACGTGGTGTGCGTGCCGGCGCAGGCGCTCGAACTGATCGAGTACGCCGCCGCCCGGCAGGCCATCGCGCGCGGCGAGATCGAATCCCGGCCGCCGCCGGTCGGCAGCCTGGACGTGCTGGCCCAGCACGCCGTTACGCTGGCGCTCGGCGGCGGCTTCGACGCCGACGCGCTGTACCAGGAAGTGCGCGGCACGCACGCCTATGCCGCGCTCGATCGCGCGACCTGGCAGGCGGTGCTGGACTTCATCGTGCAGGGCGGCCGCGCGCTGGCCAAGTATCCGGATTATCAACGGGTCGTGCGCGACGACGACGGACGCTACCGCGTGCACGACCGGCGCGTCGCGTTCCGCCATCGCCTGTCCATCGGCACCATCACCGCCGACGGCGCCGTGGCCGTCAAGTACCTGCGCGGGGGCAGCCTGGGCTCGGTGGAAGAAGGCTTCCTGGCGCGCCTGCGGCGTGGCGACCGCTTCCAGTTCGCCGGCCGCACACTGGAGTTGGTGCGGCTGGAAGGCATGGTCGCCTACGTGCGCCGCGCCAAGGGTGGCGATGGCCCGGTCGCGACCTGGCAGGGGGGGCGGATGCCCCTGTCGACGCAGCTGGCCAGCGAGGTGGAACGCCTGTATTCGCATCCCGGCCAGCATCCGGAGATGCGCGCGGTCGCGCCGCTGCTGCGGATCCAGGCGCAGGCCAGCGCATTGCCGGATCGCGGCCGGCTGGTGGCCGAGCGGATCGGCACGCGGCGCGGCACGCATCTGTTCCTGTTCCCGTTCGCCGGCCGCGCCGTGCACGAAGGCATCGCGGCCATGATCGCGCTGCGCTGGGGCCGGCTGCAGGCCAATACGATTTCCTACACCGTCAACGACTACGGGCTGATGCTGACGCTGGCCGAGCCCGCCGCGCTGGATGACGCGCTGCTGCGCCGGCTGCTCAGCCCCGCCAACATGGCCGACGATCTGCGCGATGGCGTCAACCTGGGCGAAATGGCGCGCCGCCAGTTCCGCGAGATCGCGCGGGTGGCGGGCCTGCTGACGCCGTCGCTGCCCGGCCAGGCGGCGCGTTCGCTGCGCCAGGTCCAGGCGTCCAGCGGCCTGCTCTACGACGTCCTGCGCCGCTACGACCCGGACCATCTGCTGCTGGCGCAAGCGGAACGGGAGGTCTTCGAACTGCAACTGGAGGCGCCGCGTTTGCTGGCGGCGCTGCACGACTGCCAGCGGCGCGAGCTGCTGCTGCGCGAGCCGCGGGCGCTGACGCCGCTGTCGTTCCCGCTATGGACGGAAAGCCTGCGCGGGCAGCTGAGCACCGAGACCTGGCAGGCGCGGGTCAGGCGCGCCGCGGCGCAACTGGAGAAGCGCTATGAGCGGATCGCCTGA